The DNA window CGGACGCTTTCCCTTTGCGATTATGGGTATTCACCATAACGTCGATCACAGCTTCGGCTGGGTGCGCTGTCCAAGTCTGGCCTGCAGCTTCCGAATCTTTTTTGCTTTCAGCACGAATGTGCTGCATCAGCGTCAGGGTGACTTCGTCGGAAATGGTCAGAGGCCCTACCGGCATGCCTGCCAGAACCCCTGCGTTATCGATGCTGGCTGGGTGAATACCTTCTGCCAGCATGCTGATGCCTTCGTTGACGAAAGTGCCGAACACCCGGGACGTGAAGAAGCCGCGGCTGTCGTTTACAACAATCGGAATTTTGCCAATCTGCTGTACGTAATCGAAGGCGCGCGCCAGGGTTTCATCGGAGGTGGTTTCACCAACAATGATTTCGACCAGCTGCATCTTATCGACGGGCGAGAAGAAATGCAGACCGATGAAATTTTCCGGCTTCGCGGAGGCGTCGGCCAGCTGACTGATGGGGATGGTGGACGTGTTGGACGCAAAGATGCCGTTGGCTGCCATTTTCGGCTCGGCTTCCCGGGTCACGTTCGCTTTCAATCCGCTGTCTTCGAAAACGGCCTCAATGATGAGATCACAGTTTTCCAAGTCGTCCGCTGAGTCGGTTGCGGTAATGCGGCTCAGAACCGCATCTTTTTCGGCTTCGGTCATGCGGCCGCGGTTAACTTTCTTGGCTAGCAGCTTCTCGGAATAGCTTTTGCCTTTTTCGGCATTTTCGACCGATACGTCCTTCAGTACGACTTCGACGCCGCGAGTAGCGGTGGAGTATGCAATGCCTGCGCCCATCATGCCGGCACCCAGAACACCCACTTTCTTAAAGGTTTCCTTCTCGACACCGTCAGGTCGGCTACCGCCGGCTTTGATGGCGTTTAGCTGGAACCAGAAGGTGCTGGTCATGTTTTTCGCAACGTTACCGGTGGCCAGCTCTGCAAAGTAACGGGTTTCGATCAAGCTACCGTTGTCAAAATCAACCTGTGCGCCTTCAACGGCAGCCGCGAGGATCCGCTCCGGTGCCGGGTAGCAGCCTTTGGTTTTCTGGCGAAGCATAGCTGGCGCAATTGCGAGCTTCTGTGCCATGGCCGGGTGGTGTGGTGCGCCGCCCGGTATTTTGAAGCCTTTTTTGTCCCAGGGTTGCTGGGCTTTCGGGTTGGCTTCAATGAACTTGCGAGTCTTGCTCATCATTTCTTCAGGTGAGCTTGCCAGAGCGTCGATTACTCCTGCTTTCAAAGCTGCTTTTGGCGCTAACTTCTTGCCTTCCATTAACAGAGGGAAGGCGGCTTCAAGCCCGATCATTCGCGGAAGGCGCTGTGTGCCGCCACCGCCGGGAAGCAGCCCCAAGGAGACTTCTGGCAGGCCTAGTTGTGTCTTGTCGTTATCGAGAGCAACGCGGTGATGGCACGCGAGGGCAATTTCCAGCCCGCCGCCAAGAGCGGTCCCGTTAATCGCTGCAACAACCGGTTTGCCGCAGGTTTCTAGGAAGCGCATGTCGGCTTTCATGCCGTTTACCATGTCTTCAAAGTCTTTCGCCTGATCGCGTGTCACTTTATGCAGTTCGTTCAGGTCGCCGCCGGCAAAGAAAGTCTTCTTCGCGGATGCGACAACGATGCCTTTGATGTTATCGAGATCTTGCTTAACCCGATCGACAGTCTCGCTGAGAGCCTTCCGGAACTCTCCATTCATGGTGTTTGCGGACTGGCCCGGCATGTCGATGGTGAGGGTCAGGATTTGGTCTGAACCCAGGTCGTACTGAATAGCAGTCATGGTCTGTTCCTTAATTAGTGAAAGTGGGGTTCAAACGCGTTCTATGATGGTGGCAATACCCATGCCGCCGCCGACACACAGAGTGGCCAGGCCGTAGCGGAGCTCGCGGCGCTCAAGTTCATCGAGCAAGGTGCCGAGTATCATGGCGCCGGTCGCGCCTAGAGGGTGGCCCATGGCGATGGCGCCGCCATTTACGTTCACTTTCTCGTCCGGAACGGACAGTTCTTTCTGGAAGCGCATTACTACGGAGGCAAAGGCTTCATTGACTTCAAACAGGTCGATGTCGTCGATGGACAGGCCGGCTTTTTCGAGTGCTTTGCGAGCAGCCGGTGCCGGGCCAGTCAGCATGATGGTGGGATCGGTACTGGTGACGGCCGTGGCGACAATGCGGGCTCGCGGCTTAAGGCCGAGTTCTTTGCCTTTGGTTTCACTGCCGATCAGTAGCGCAGTTGCGCCATCTACAATGCCTGACGAGTTGCCGGCATGGTGGACATGATTAATTTTCTCAACGTAGTGGTATTTTTCACGGGCGACGCTGTCGAAGCCCATTTCACCCATCATCTGGAAAGAGGGCTTTAGGCCAGACAATGAATCTACGGTTGTGTTGCTGCGAATGAATTCGTCGTGATCCAGAATCGTAACGCCATTCTGGTCCGTCACCGGCACGATGGATTTTGCAAAGTGGCCGTTGGCCCAAGCGTTCGCGGCTTTCTGTTGTGACCGAACCGCAAAACTGTCGACGTCTGTCCGGCTGAAACCTTCAAGGGTGGCGATCAAATCGGCACCGATGCCCTGTGGCATAAACCCGGTTTCGAGGTTGGTGGCAGGGTCAGTTGCCCATGCGCCGCCGTCAGAACCCATAGGTACGCGAGACATGGCCTCAACACCGCCGGCAACAACAAGATCTTCCCAGCCCGAACGCACTTTCATCGCTGCGAGGTTCACGGCTTCCAAGCCCGATGCGCAGAAGCGGTTGAGCGTGACACCCGCTACCTTCTCATCCCAGCCAATGGCAAGCGCGGCGGTTTTGGCTATGTCGGCACCCTGATCACCTACGGCGGTCACACAGCCCATTACAATGTCATCAACGTGCGCGGTATCCAATTGATTGCGTTCACGAAGGGCTTCAAGTACAGAGCCCAATAGAGTGACGGGTTTGACGCTGTGCAGTGAACCGTCTTTCTTGCCGCGCCCTCGTGGAGTGCGGACTGCATCAAAGATATACGCCTCGGTGGACATGTTCGTTCCTCTGTTCGTTGTTTTGTGGAATACGTCAGTTATCTAACCATAGCCGGTATGGTGCGGGGGGAGTAATGACAGTGCCTGCCAATCCCATTGGCCTATTTGCTCAGGAAGATTCTAGACGCAGAAACAGAAAATCCCTGACCGGGGTTGCCGCTCAGGGATTGAGGAGGAGGTTTGAGAGATTGTGGTTAGCTGGTTTGTGTCAGGCTGGTTAGTGCCTGATTCAGGCGACCTGCATTCTCGTGCGACGTATCTTCAACGTCTGGGTGCAGGCACCAAAGTGCTACCAGCTTCTCGAGCTCTTGGGTGGGGGAGGCGTTATCCGTGCTTCCCATGCCGTCGCTCAGGCGTTGTACCTGTATTTCCATCCGACGTGATTGGTCTTGTTCCGGGGTTGGGGTGCCGGTCAGGATCTCTGCTCGGATTGCCAAGTCACGGCCGTTTATCGGGCCGGCGGCTTTGGCCAGCTTTAACCAATGTTTAGGGGCGGCTTCGTCTGAAAGTTTCTGCTCAACCTTATCGCTGACGAAAGCTTGCCAATCGGCCACCGTTTGCTGGAACTTTTTGAGCTCTGCTGCCCGGTTGAGCTTTTGCTTCAGCTGCTGCACCTGCTCCTTGACCGCCGGGGACAAGGGGTTGCCTGACAGCGGCTGGATGGCCTGGCGAGCTTCGTTCAGAAGACCCTCATCCGTATCGGCATCAATATCCTGAAATTTGCTTAAGACTTCCTGAGCCGTTTGATCGGCCAATTGGCTGGCCTGCTGTTGCTCAGTACGCTGGGCCTCACGGCGGGCGAAAATCTGGTCGCAGGCCTTACGGAATGCTTGCCACATTTTGCGGTCTTCACGGTGCCGTGTAATGCCAATTCTGGTCCATTCCGCTTGCAATGATTTGGCTTGTTCCATGGCTTCTTGCAGAGGTTCATGTTCAATAAGCGCTTGGGCGCGCTCTACAACTGATTGTTTCAGGGCCTCGTTCTTTTTGCGCTCGTCATCCAAAGGCTGTTCCAGTCGCTTCAGTAGTTCATCGAACTGTTTCTGGACGGATCGGTTGTTTCTGAAGTCTACGGGCCAAGCTTCTTTCCATTCCTGTCTCGCAGTCTGGTAGATGCGTTCAATGGCTTTCCAGTCAGTGGAGGCCCAATCCGTGTTTTCGAGGAAGTTGGACAGTTCATTGCAAATTGCTTTGCGTTTATCCAAATTCGCCTGCTTCAGATCGGACTTAGCCTCAAAGTACACTTTGCAAGGCTCGTAGGCCTGATCAGAAGCGGCTTTGAATCGAGTCCAAAGGGTTCGGTCTGAGGAGCCGCCCAGATTGCGCCATTCGCCTTGCAGTTCTTTTATCCGCTCAGCTTTGGCTTCCGGATCCATAGGCTGCTCAGCAAGATACTCCATCTGCTCGCACAGGGCGATTTGCTTGGGTTCGGTTGCAAAGCCTTGCCAGTCACTCAATTCTCGGAATTGGCCAGTCAATAACTGCATGCGTGCCTGCAGGTTTCTCCGGTGAGCGTGGTCCAATTGCTGAAAGAGATTTTGAGTGGTTTTGAACAGTTGTTTCGATTCTTTAAATTGCCGAGCCTCGAGAGCCGTTTCTAACTCAGGCAGTGCGGCTTTTAGTTGATTCGTAACCTCTTGCTGCTTTTCGCGCTGCCCATCGTTTTGCTTTGGTGCTTGTCGTTTGCCTGTGAGCTTGCGAACCTGAACTAGGGTAGTTGGCAGAGGCAGGTCGGTCGGCCATTCCAGTTGTTGCAGCAGTTCGGTTGCTTGCGTTCGTTGTTCGTCTGTCGCCTCGCCTGATTCTGCAGCCTGTGCGAGTACGCTAAGGGTGTCTTTTTCCTGTGCCAGCCAGCGAACGGCGTTCAAGTAGCTTCGAAGGGTCTGCATCTGCTGCTCGTAAGCCCGTTGTTCGTGCTTCTCAACTGCGGTGTCTCGAGTTGCTTCCAGCCAACGGTTCTCTTGCGTTTTCTGGAGAGCGTCAAGAGATGAAGGGGAAGGCAGATCGTTTGCACCTTGCAGCTTTAGGTCGGTGAGGGTGTTGCTGAGCAGGTCGAGCGTTTCGCTACGCTGGCGCGCCTGCTCTTGTTGACGAGCTTCTTCCTGCTGCGTTTGTTCAATCTGCTGTAAGCGTTTCTGGCATTCGTGCACTGCTTCCAGAAAGTGTTGCGATTGCTCGGAGCTGGCGTCGTCTTTTACCACTTGCCATTGCTCTTGTAATGCCTCAAGACGGGCTTTGAACAGTTTGGTATTTTCACTGCTGGCCTGATCTTTGGCTTGCGCGACCAGATCACTGACTCGCTGGCGGGTTGCAGCTTCCTGAGCTTGCTGTTCACGTAAGCGCTGAAGTGATTGCCTAACGGTCTGGTACACGCTTTTGTCTCGACCTTTCGAGTTCTTCTGTACCTGTTGAAGTAACTCTTCGCCTTGCAGTTTTTTGGCTGCTTCAAGCCTGATGGAGGCGGTTACACCCTCTGTTGCAAGTGTCGCTAACACAGATTGTTCAGGGCTGTTTGCAAGCTGTTGTTGCTGAGCTTCCCGAAGCTCATTGCGCTGGTCTACTTCGGCAGGCTGTTTGGCCTCAGGTTTTATCTGAGGATTGGAACTGGAGGTCGCTTTTGTTTTGCGGGACTTGAACAGTTTCTGAATAAATGCAGCCATAAAAGGTATCCTTCGGGATTAAGACCAGTCTGCGGTGGCGGCAGAGTGCACACCACCGGCCATCGGCATGAGTTGCATGCCGGATAGTTGTAACATCGGGCGCTAGTCTAGCGTTTAGCTAGCGCATGCGGGAAGGGGCTACATGGGAAAAGATTCAAAACTCGATGATCCGGAGTATAAAGCCCGAGCGGCAGCGTTGCGCTTGCTGGCCCGTCGGGAACACAGCCGCCAGGAACTTTCGTTGAAATTGCGCCAAAGGAACATCGAACAATCGGTAATCGACTTGGTGCTTGATGAATATGAAGAGGAGGGCTGGCTGGATGATCATCGCTTTGCGGATGTTTACAGTCGCCAACGTATCGATGCCGGCTACGGTCCGGTACGTATTATGGCGGAACTGCAGCAACGAGGTGTTCATTTTCGCCCGGAGTGCCTTGAGGAAAAAAGCGATGCTGATTGGGCTAGAGTGGCTGCGGAACTGCGCGAAAAGCGATTCGGGCTTTCTCGCTTAAGTGACGATCTGGCTGAGAAACTTCGGCAGGCAAGGTTTCTGGCTCGTCGCGGTTTTTCGTCCGCTCAGCTGGAAAGAGCACTTAGGCTCGAAGCTGCCGAGCAGCTTTGGGGTGATGAAGAGTTTTAAAGCGTGGGTGGTATCACGCTGAGTTCGGGGGGGAGTGCCGCCCTGAGATCTTCTCTGTTTTCAGGTGAGGCTGGCTCGGAACCTTCAGCGTTCGCTAGTCGATTGGCGCTATCCAGAGTTGGCGACTGCTCCAAAGGAGCCGGTATTTCGTTGTTGAGCGCTGGAACTCGTGCCAGCACGTCGTAGTAGCGCCGAATGTTCTGAACGTAGGTGACAGGCTCGTGCCCTCGGGCGTAGCCAAAACGGGTTTTCGAATACCATTCCTTTTTGGTCAGCAGTGGCAGGAATTCTTTAACGTCCATCCAGCGATCTGGGTCCCGGCCTGCTGATTCAGTTAGCCTTCGGGCATCCTCCAGATGGCCATAACCTACGTTGTAGGAAGCCAGCGCGAACCATGTGCGGTCGGGTTGAGGGATGCGGTCGGGGATACGCTCATGCACCATGTTGAAATAGCGAGCGCCGCCTTTGATGCTCTCCTCGGCATCGAGACGATTGTTGATGCCGATATATTTAGCGGTGGTTCTGGTGAGCATCATCAGGCCGCGCACACCCGTAGGCGAAACCGCATTTGGCCTCCAGTGGGATTCCTGATAACCGATGGCGGCAAGAAGACGCCAATCCATACCGATTTCTTTGGCGTGGCTTTCAAACAAAGCTTGGTATCTCGGCAGCCGGTTTTTCAAGTGGTGCATGAAGGTGCGGGCACCCACGTAGTTCAGTCGGTCTAAGTGCCCGTAGAACCGTTCTGCCAACTGAGCCTTGGAGCCATCTTCATTAGCGCGCTCCATAAATAACTGGGCGGCATCGGCGAGAGTGTTGTCTTGTTGTGGCGGGAACAGCCAGACGAGTTCTTGTGGGTCGTTCAGGGCAAAGGCCTCTTTAACCATCGGGAAGAAAACGTGATTCAGGTCGAGTTCGTTCGATGAGATGACGGCGTAAGGCAGCTCACCCTTATTTACCTTTTCCAGTAATCCTTCTGCATCAAGGCCCGGGTGAATGCGGGTTTGCGGTTTCAGATCGCCAGCTGCAACCTCGATGACGTATTCGTGGTTGCTGTCGGCAAGTAGGTGCAATGTCTGGCCAGACAAGCCGTCGATCGAATCGGGCGCCGGGTGATCGCGGTGGTAAACCACAATGGACTGCGCGTTGATGCCAGTTGAAACCGGGTGGAATTCAGCGGCGAAATCGGGGCGATTCACCAATCCAGCCAATCCAATATGGGCGTAGTTACGCTTTAATATGGAGAGGATTTCGGAGTTGTCTTTTGCGACACGAACCCTCAGCTCAACACCTAGTTCTTCGGCGAAGCGGCTCGCAAGTTCGTAGTCGTAACCAGTAGCGCCACCCTCGTCTTTGTAATAGACAGACGGTGCTGTACGGGTAATTACGTGCAAGACGCCTTCGTTCTTAACTTCTTGCAGGGTGCTGGGTTGAGTGCATCCACTGGCCGCCATTATTGTGGCCAGTGCTAGCGTGAATACAGCACGACTACCGTGAAACTTTTTAATAATGTCTGACAAATCCATGCGCTCCGCAAAGCCCAATGTTCAGGAAACTGCGTGACTTAAGCCACTTGCCTGTTGTTTGATGCCTCATGCAATCCGTGCATATAAGTGATGATCTCGTCTTGCGCCTTCGCGGTCAATCAGCGCAGATACTCAATCAGCAAAATCGTTTCGATTATACACCTACGAAAGGCGTCAGCTTACCCTGTATCCTTGCGTCAGTTTCAAGTATCATTGCCGCCTTTCAGAAAGACGTCCCCCGATTCTTCGCGCGATACAGGTTGATATCATGCTTGAACTTCGCGGCGCGCCAGCGCTCTCGCCCTTTCGTTCCCGCAAACTGCATTCTCGCATTCAGGATATGGTTCCTGATGTAGAGCATGTTTATGCTGAGTTTATGCACTTTGTGGACCTAGATGACGACCTGTCCGGTACCGAACAGGCGATTCTAGACCGGCTGCTTACCTATGGGCCCAGTGTTGAAGTAGAAGCGCAGGATGGAGTTTTATTCCTCGTGGTTCCACGCCCAGGCACTCTGTCTCCTTGGTCCAGTAAAGCGACGGATATCGCCCGTAATTGCGGTCTGCGGCAGATTCGCCGAATTGAACGCGGTATTGCATTTTATATACGCTCCAGCAATAAACTCGGATTGGAGCAGCGCGAGAAAATCGCAGCACTTCTGCACGACCGTATGACCCAAAAGGTCTTTCACGAAATGGGTGGGGCCGAGCTTCTGTTTAGCAATGAAGAGCCTCGCCGCTTGGGCCGGGTTCCGATTGTGTCCGGTGGCCGCGCAGCGTTGGTTGAAGCCAATGCGCGTCTGGGGCTGGCTCTGGCTGACGATGAAATCGATTATCTGGTCGAGTCCTTCATCAGGCTCGAGCGTGATCCGACCGATGTTGAACTAATGATGTTCGCTCAGGCGAACTCCGAGCATTGCCGTCACAAGATTTTTAATGCCTCTTGGGATATCGATGGTGAAGCCCAGGAAAAATCCCTGTTCGCGATGATAAAAAATACCTACGAGATGAACAGTGAAGGGGTTCTGTCTGCTTATAAAGACAACGCGTCTGTGATTGTCGGTAGTGACGCAGGTCGTTTTTACCCGGCCCCGGGTACCGGCGTATACAGTTATAACCGTGAGCCCGTTCATATTCTGATGAAGGTGGAAACTCACAACCACCCGACAGCGATTGCTCCTTTTGCCGGCGCAGCGACTGGCTCGGGCGGGGAAATTCGTGACGAAGGTGCGACCGGGCGCGGTTCCAAGCCGAAAGCGGGTCTTTCCGGATTTACCGTATCTAACCTGAACATCCCCGGCGACGAACAGCCATGGGAACTTGGTTATGGCAAGCCAAGCCGTATTGCTTCGCCATTGGATATCATGATTGAAGGCCCAATCGGTGGCGCAGCATTCAATAACGAATTCGGCCGTCCCAACCTGACCGGTTATTTCCGTACGTTTGAAGAAAAAGTGGCCGGTGCAGCAGGTGAAGAAGTGCGCGGTTATCACAAGCCGATCATGATCGCAGGTGGCATGGGCAACATCCGTGAAGAGGATGTGGAAAAGGGCAACATCCCCGTCGGTGCGAAGCTGATTGTTTTGGGTGGCCCGTCCATGCTGATCGGTTTGGGTGGCGGCGCAGCCTCTTCTATGGATTCCGGTTCCAGTAACGAAAATCTTGACTTTGCCTCTGTTCAGCGGGACAACCCTGAAATGGAGCGTCGCTGTCAGGAAGTGATCGACCGTTGCTGGCAGTTGGGTGAGCAGAACCCAATCTGCTTTATCCACGACGTGGGTGCTGGCGGTTTGTCTAACGCTATGCCAGAGCTGGTCAAAGACGGTGGTCGTGGCGGTAAGTTCGAGTTGCGGGACATTCCCAGCGACGAGCCAGGAATGTCACCTTTGGAAATTTGGAGTAACGAATCTCAGGAGCGTTACGTTATTGCGGTAGCGCCGGAAGACCTTGAGCGTTTCGATGCTCTGTGTCGCCGTGAACGTTGCCCGTACGCTGTGATTGGTGAGGCAACCGAAGAGCACCATCTTGAACTGGCGGATTCCTACTTCAACGATAAGCCTGTTGATCTTCCGATGGATGTACTGTTCGGAAAACCTCCGAGAATGCATCGAAGTGTGACTCGCGCGTCGTTCACCAAGCCAATCTTCGATTCTTCGAAAATTGATATTCAGGATGCCATTCGCCGTGTGCTGCGTTTGCCGTCAGTGGGTTCCAAGGGTTTCCTGATCACCATTGGCGACCGTACGATCACAGGTTTGGTCGCTCGCGATCAAATGGTGGGTCCTTGGCAGGTGCCAGTGGCGGATGTGGCAGTGACTGCCGCGTCTTTTGATGTCAGTGCCGGTGAAGCGATGGCCATGGGTGAGCGCACACCTCTGGCGGTCATTGATGCACCCGCATCTGGCCGTATGGCGGTGGGGGAGGCCATCACTAACTTGGCCGCTGCACCGATTGAAAAGCTTTCTAATATCCGGCTTTCCGCTAACTGGATGGCGGCTGCCGGGCATCCCGGTGAAGATGAAAATCTTTATGAAACCGTTAAAGCGGTAGGTATGGAGTTGTGCCCTGCACTGGGTATCACTATCCCGGTCGGCAAAGACTCTATGTCGATGAAGACCACTTGGGAAGAAGAGAACGGCGAACAGAAGAGCGTTACGTCGCCGTTGTCACTCATTGTCAGCGGTTTTGCTCCGGTAACCGATGTTGCTCGCACGTTGACTCCGCAGTTGCGCACCGATGTAGGTGAAACAGATCTGATTCTGATTGATTTAGCCGCCGGCCAGAATCGCTTGGGTGGTTCGGCGCTGGCTCAGGTGTACGGCCAGGTTGGTGCG is part of the Marinobacter sp. JH2 genome and encodes:
- a CDS encoding acetyl-CoA C-acetyltransferase, whose translation is MSTEAYIFDAVRTPRGRGKKDGSLHSVKPVTLLGSVLEALRERNQLDTAHVDDIVMGCVTAVGDQGADIAKTAALAIGWDEKVAGVTLNRFCASGLEAVNLAAMKVRSGWEDLVVAGGVEAMSRVPMGSDGGAWATDPATNLETGFMPQGIGADLIATLEGFSRTDVDSFAVRSQQKAANAWANGHFAKSIVPVTDQNGVTILDHDEFIRSNTTVDSLSGLKPSFQMMGEMGFDSVAREKYHYVEKINHVHHAGNSSGIVDGATALLIGSETKGKELGLKPRARIVATAVTSTDPTIMLTGPAPAARKALEKAGLSIDDIDLFEVNEAFASVVMRFQKELSVPDEKVNVNGGAIAMGHPLGATGAMILGTLLDELERRELRYGLATLCVGGGMGIATIIERV
- a CDS encoding 3-hydroxyacyl-CoA dehydrogenase NAD-binding domain-containing protein, whose translation is MTAIQYDLGSDQILTLTIDMPGQSANTMNGEFRKALSETVDRVKQDLDNIKGIVVASAKKTFFAGGDLNELHKVTRDQAKDFEDMVNGMKADMRFLETCGKPVVAAINGTALGGGLEIALACHHRVALDNDKTQLGLPEVSLGLLPGGGGTQRLPRMIGLEAAFPLLMEGKKLAPKAALKAGVIDALASSPEEMMSKTRKFIEANPKAQQPWDKKGFKIPGGAPHHPAMAQKLAIAPAMLRQKTKGCYPAPERILAAAVEGAQVDFDNGSLIETRYFAELATGNVAKNMTSTFWFQLNAIKAGGSRPDGVEKETFKKVGVLGAGMMGAGIAYSTATRGVEVVLKDVSVENAEKGKSYSEKLLAKKVNRGRMTEAEKDAVLSRITATDSADDLENCDLIIEAVFEDSGLKANVTREAEPKMAANGIFASNTSTIPISQLADASAKPENFIGLHFFSPVDKMQLVEIIVGETTSDETLARAFDYVQQIGKIPIVVNDSRGFFTSRVFGTFVNEGISMLAEGIHPASIDNAGVLAGMPVGPLTISDEVTLTLMQHIRAESKKDSEAAGQTWTAHPAEAVIDVMVNTHNRKGKASGAGFYEYPEKGKKYLWPELENLFVDQEKSRNVKLQDLKDRILFIQAIETIRCLEEGVLRTVADANIGSIFGIGYAPWTGGAIQFVNQYGVRKFAERAQELTEQYGERFTPPAMLVEKAEKNEAFA
- a CDS encoding DUF349 domain-containing protein, with amino-acid sequence MAAFIQKLFKSRKTKATSSSNPQIKPEAKQPAEVDQRNELREAQQQQLANSPEQSVLATLATEGVTASIRLEAAKKLQGEELLQQVQKNSKGRDKSVYQTVRQSLQRLREQQAQEAATRQRVSDLVAQAKDQASSENTKLFKARLEALQEQWQVVKDDASSEQSQHFLEAVHECQKRLQQIEQTQQEEARQQEQARQRSETLDLLSNTLTDLKLQGANDLPSPSSLDALQKTQENRWLEATRDTAVEKHEQRAYEQQMQTLRSYLNAVRWLAQEKDTLSVLAQAAESGEATDEQRTQATELLQQLEWPTDLPLPTTLVQVRKLTGKRQAPKQNDGQREKQQEVTNQLKAALPELETALEARQFKESKQLFKTTQNLFQQLDHAHRRNLQARMQLLTGQFRELSDWQGFATEPKQIALCEQMEYLAEQPMDPEAKAERIKELQGEWRNLGGSSDRTLWTRFKAASDQAYEPCKVYFEAKSDLKQANLDKRKAICNELSNFLENTDWASTDWKAIERIYQTARQEWKEAWPVDFRNNRSVQKQFDELLKRLEQPLDDERKKNEALKQSVVERAQALIEHEPLQEAMEQAKSLQAEWTRIGITRHREDRKMWQAFRKACDQIFARREAQRTEQQQASQLADQTAQEVLSKFQDIDADTDEGLLNEARQAIQPLSGNPLSPAVKEQVQQLKQKLNRAAELKKFQQTVADWQAFVSDKVEQKLSDEAAPKHWLKLAKAAGPINGRDLAIRAEILTGTPTPEQDQSRRMEIQVQRLSDGMGSTDNASPTQELEKLVALWCLHPDVEDTSHENAGRLNQALTSLTQTS
- the mltF gene encoding membrane-bound lytic murein transglycosylase MltF, whose amino-acid sequence is MAASGCTQPSTLQEVKNEGVLHVITRTAPSVYYKDEGGATGYDYELASRFAEELGVELRVRVAKDNSEILSILKRNYAHIGLAGLVNRPDFAAEFHPVSTGINAQSIVVYHRDHPAPDSIDGLSGQTLHLLADSNHEYVIEVAAGDLKPQTRIHPGLDAEGLLEKVNKGELPYAVISSNELDLNHVFFPMVKEAFALNDPQELVWLFPPQQDNTLADAAQLFMERANEDGSKAQLAERFYGHLDRLNYVGARTFMHHLKNRLPRYQALFESHAKEIGMDWRLLAAIGYQESHWRPNAVSPTGVRGLMMLTRTTAKYIGINNRLDAEESIKGGARYFNMVHERIPDRIPQPDRTWFALASYNVGYGHLEDARRLTESAGRDPDRWMDVKEFLPLLTKKEWYSKTRFGYARGHEPVTYVQNIRRYYDVLARVPALNNEIPAPLEQSPTLDSANRLANAEGSEPASPENREDLRAALPPELSVIPPTL
- the purL gene encoding phosphoribosylformylglycinamidine synthase, encoding MLELRGAPALSPFRSRKLHSRIQDMVPDVEHVYAEFMHFVDLDDDLSGTEQAILDRLLTYGPSVEVEAQDGVLFLVVPRPGTLSPWSSKATDIARNCGLRQIRRIERGIAFYIRSSNKLGLEQREKIAALLHDRMTQKVFHEMGGAELLFSNEEPRRLGRVPIVSGGRAALVEANARLGLALADDEIDYLVESFIRLERDPTDVELMMFAQANSEHCRHKIFNASWDIDGEAQEKSLFAMIKNTYEMNSEGVLSAYKDNASVIVGSDAGRFYPAPGTGVYSYNREPVHILMKVETHNHPTAIAPFAGAATGSGGEIRDEGATGRGSKPKAGLSGFTVSNLNIPGDEQPWELGYGKPSRIASPLDIMIEGPIGGAAFNNEFGRPNLTGYFRTFEEKVAGAAGEEVRGYHKPIMIAGGMGNIREEDVEKGNIPVGAKLIVLGGPSMLIGLGGGAASSMDSGSSNENLDFASVQRDNPEMERRCQEVIDRCWQLGEQNPICFIHDVGAGGLSNAMPELVKDGGRGGKFELRDIPSDEPGMSPLEIWSNESQERYVIAVAPEDLERFDALCRRERCPYAVIGEATEEHHLELADSYFNDKPVDLPMDVLFGKPPRMHRSVTRASFTKPIFDSSKIDIQDAIRRVLRLPSVGSKGFLITIGDRTITGLVARDQMVGPWQVPVADVAVTAASFDVSAGEAMAMGERTPLAVIDAPASGRMAVGEAITNLAAAPIEKLSNIRLSANWMAAAGHPGEDENLYETVKAVGMELCPALGITIPVGKDSMSMKTTWEEENGEQKSVTSPLSLIVSGFAPVTDVARTLTPQLRTDVGETDLILIDLAAGQNRLGGSALAQVYGQVGAVAPDLDDPEDIKAFFAVIQGLNSDGKLLAYHDRSDGGLFVTLAEMSFAGRAGVSVKLDGLAEDRSQFARELFNEELGAVVQVRREDTEFVLQQFSGAGLGDHTGVIGTLNESDHVELTFAGESVIDEARADLQRLWAETSYQIQSLRDNADCAKEEFENLLDTDDPGLNVDLTFDINEDIAAPFINSGARPKVAVLREQGVNGQIEMAAAFDRAGFEAVDVHMSDLLSGRISLESFQSLVACGGFSYGDVLGAGEGWAKSILFNDRVRDQFASFFNREDTLALGVCNGCQMLSNLHELIPGSEGWPRFVRNQSEQFEARLVMAEVAPSPSAFLDGMAGSRMPIAVAHGEGRIEFADGNTADALVENKLAALRYVDNRGEVTNRYPHNPNGSEGGITGVTNRDGRVTIMMPHPERVFRAVQHSWRPDGWQEDGPWIRMFRNARRWLG
- a CDS encoding regulatory protein RecX encodes the protein MGKDSKLDDPEYKARAAALRLLARREHSRQELSLKLRQRNIEQSVIDLVLDEYEEEGWLDDHRFADVYSRQRIDAGYGPVRIMAELQQRGVHFRPECLEEKSDADWARVAAELREKRFGLSRLSDDLAEKLRQARFLARRGFSSAQLERALRLEAAEQLWGDEEF